In Magnetococcales bacterium, the sequence GACGACTCTCTGATCCTGCCTGCGGCTGATTTTGTCACCCCTTCCTTTCTCTACCATGAATTATTGGAAGAAGGTCAGTTGCGTCCCGATGCTGACCAGCTCGCCGTCCTGCCCATCCTGGATGGTCTCGTGGTGGCCCTGCACCAGCCGGCCAAAAGAGGCATGTGGCGGGGTGTGGAAATCTGGCGTCTGGACAATCAACGTCCCGTGCCCAGAGGTCTCTACCTGTTTGGATCGGTCGGACGCGGCAAATCAATGCTCATGCAACTGATTTTTGACGCCACCGAAATCACGGCCAAACGGCGGGTCCATTTTCAGCCCTTCATGCGCGAACTTCAGGAACGCATGCATCAAAACAAGCCTCCACAAGGGGTCGATCTCATGCTGTTTATTGCCAGCCAGATCGCCACCGAGGCCCGTTTGTTGTGTTTTGACGAATTTTGCGTCACCAATATTGCCGATGCCATGCTGTTGGGACGTTTGCTGGAAGCACTGTTCAAATGCGGCGTGACGCTCTGCGCCACCAGCAACTGGCCCCCGGAAGACCTCTATCAGGAGGGTCTCAACCGGGGCCGTTTCATGCCTTTCATCAAGATTCTGACCGATCATGCCCAGGCCGTGAATCTCTCCCAGGGAGCAGACTGGCGGCGCAGCCGTGTCGTCGGTGAAACGTCGGACGAACAGGAACGGCCCCATACTCCCGAAGCGTTGTTTACCTGGCTGACCGGCACGATTCCCGAACCGGTCCCGGTCTCCTTCCAGGGAATGGAACTGACGGCTCTGGGTGCCGCAAAAAGGGTGTTCTGGTTTGATTTCAACACCCTGTGCAATCGGGCCATCGGCGTGGCCGAATACATGGATCTGGTCCAACAGACCGGAACCCTCCTCATTTCCGCCGTGCCCAAACTGGGTCCGGAAGCCGCCGATGCCGCCATGCGCCTGGTCGTGTTGATCGATCTCCTCTACGAAAGCCGTATCCCCCTGCGCATCTTCAGCGACGTCGCATTGGATCATCTCTGCACCACAGGACCCGTGGCCTTCGCCTTTCAAAGATCGGCGTCACGCATGCATGAATTGATGCGTTTATAACTGAAAATCCAAGGCAGAATGCCCACGTTCCCCGCCCGATTTTTGTATTGGCGAAGAGACATGAGAGAGTTATACTCAAGGTTCTACATTTCCTGGACCTGTTTTCTCGTCAGAGAGGATACCATGAGCAGCAGAATGTCCCATGCACTGGCCTTTGATGACTTGGCACAGGATCCCCTGCATCCAGCAGATACCGTGGAAATGGATGACAAAATCGACCGTTCCGGCCATGCCAATGTCCGCATCCCGGTTGACCATATTGAAAATATTCGCTCGATACCCGACCTTTCATATGCCGATTTGGCTTCTCTTTTTGATGTGTCACAACAAACAATTTATAGATGGTTTATGAAAGAATCAGATCCAGAAGTTGAAAAACATGGCATGATTATTAAATTAAGCCATATAGTTACTCTATTCAAAAATTCAGGGATCATTCAAGCGGGAGGCTTGATGAAAATAAAAACTTTTGCAGGACAATCTCTTTTGAGCTTATTAAAATCAGGCCATGAGTTTAGTAAAGAAGTTGATTTTTTAGTAAATATGGAGAGAGAAATGGAGTTGTCTTACAAAAATTCTGGACTTTCTTCATCAAAAGCAAAACC encodes:
- the zapE gene encoding cell division protein ZapE: MNPDSFAGPSGIVLSLLAMVGVLAVALWGRNKKKAGPPGSTGLPVAQTVSSNPEPVADTSADDSLILPAADFVTPSFLYHELLEEGQLRPDADQLAVLPILDGLVVALHQPAKRGMWRGVEIWRLDNQRPVPRGLYLFGSVGRGKSMLMQLIFDATEITAKRRVHFQPFMRELQERMHQNKPPQGVDLMLFIASQIATEARLLCFDEFCVTNIADAMLLGRLLEALFKCGVTLCATSNWPPEDLYQEGLNRGRFMPFIKILTDHAQAVNLSQGADWRRSRVVGETSDEQERPHTPEALFTWLTGTIPEPVPVSFQGMELTALGAAKRVFWFDFNTLCNRAIGVAEYMDLVQQTGTLLISAVPKLGPEAADAAMRLVVLIDLLYESRIPLRIFSDVALDHLCTTGPVAFAFQRSASRMHELMRL